In Dietzia sp. ANT_WB102, the sequence GGACATCAACGTCCAGGCCCAGTTCATCAACCAGGGTGGTCAGTGGCAGCTGCAGAAGGCGTTCGCTTGCGCGCTCATTACCAACGCCGGTCTGCAGCCGCCGGCCACCTGCGCCGGAGTCTGACGGCGCGCGATGCCCGCCTGATCGGGCGTCAGTTCACGCTGCGGAACTGCAGCACCGAGTCCTCGTCGTAGGTCGTCCGTCGTCCCGAGTCGGGATCGACGTAGACGGCCCGCGTCGAGGATTCGGTCGTCCCACCCACCGGTAGAGCGGCCCGCAGGTCGACCATGAGCTCGCCCGAGCCTTCGACCTCGTAGGACTCCACGTCGAGGGTCACGCCGGGCCCGCCGTCGGACCCCGGGGCAGTCAGAGCGCCCGCCGGGTTGGGGGCGCTACTGCGTGAGCGGACGGTGGCGACGTCGCCGTCGAGCCCGACCAGTTCGTAGCTGACGACCCGCGTCGGGGCCACCGCGTCGTCGATCTGTCGTGTAACGGTCCAGCGGGCGCCGACACCGATCTCGTCGGTGGGGAAGGCCACGGTCGCGTCCGACACCGCGTTGGCGGTGATCTCCACGCCTGCGCGGGCGGCGTCGGTGGCTCCCGAAGGTGCCGCCAGTGACACCCCACGGACGATGCCGTCGGCGCTACGAGTCCAGGTGACCGTGAACCCGACAGCGGTGGCGAACTGGGCGCGGCGGAGCTCGTCGACGGAGGTGAACTCCCGCGCCGTGACGGTGGCGCGTTGCGCACCGTCGACGTCGGGCTCCGATCGCCCCTCCACAGTGAGCGTCTGCGCCGGGGTGTCGTCGGTCCGCGGCGCCGATCCAGGGACCGCGGTCCTGGCACTACCGGAGCGGGTGACGGCCACGACCGCCGGCCTCCGGGAGGGCGCATACGCCAGGACCCGCCGCTCGCCTTCGCCGGCGTCGATCAGGTCGACGACCGGGGCGGGGCCCGGGTCCACTGTCACGGCCGGCTCGAGGGCCTGCGTCTCCGTCGAGGTGGTGGAGCCCAAGTCACCCGTGGCGGCGGGGCCCGTGGCGTCCTCGCCGCCGCATGCCGCGGTCCCGGCGACCAGGGCAGCTGCCAGCGCAGCGCGCAGGAATCGGCCACCGTGCCGGGCGGGTCGGAAAGAGGTGGGGGAGAGGGTCGATCGTGGGTCCACGGCACCGAGCCTAGAGGGTTGCCCACCCGGCGCCGCCGGACCCGCGGCGGGATCAGGGATACTGGTGACCATGACGGAGACCAACGGGACGCCGCCCGACGCGCCGGGGCCCACCCCCGGTACCGCGGCGCCACAGGGCGCATCGCCTGCGAGCACCGCGCCCCACTATTTTCGGGCCGGGCCGGTTGTCATGCTGGCGGTCGCTGCGGTGATCGTCACCATTGACCAGATCGCCAAGGTGCTGGCGGTGGCGAATTTGGAGAAGGCGCAGCCCGTCGAGCTCATCGGGGACACGGTTCGTCTGGTCCTGCTGCGCAATCCGGGCGCGGCGTTTTCCATGGGCACGGAATTCACAGTGGTGCTCACCGTCATCGCCACCGTCGTCGTCGCGGGACTGATCTGGTTCTCCCGCCGGGTCCATTCCCGGTGGTGGGCGTGGGGCCTCGGCCTGATCCTGGGCGGCGCGGCCGGCAACCTGGTGGACCGCTACTTCCGCGCACCCGGGGTTCTGCAGGGACACGTCGTGGACTACGTGTCCGTCGGCTGGTGGCCGGTGTTCAACGTGGCCGACTCCTGTCTGGTCGCCGGGGTGATCGTCGTGGCCGTCGCCGTGTTCCGCAATGTCGACGTCACCGGCTCGCGGGTGTCCGACACGCTCGCCGTCGAGAAGAGGGCCCCCGCCGATGGGTGAGGTCCGCACTTTCCCCGTGCCTGACGGGCTCGATGGCATGCGGGTTGACGCCGGTGTCTCCCGCCTCCTGGGCATCTCGCGGACCGCGGTCGCTGATCTGGCAGGCGAGGGAAAGGTTCTGCTCGACGGGCGCACCGTGGGCAAGTCCGACAAGCTCACCGGGATGTCCTGGATCGAGGTGGAGATGCCCGCACCGCGGGCCGAGCCGGCCGTGGTCGCCGAGCCGGTCGAAGGGATGGCGGTCCTGTATTCGGACGCGGACATCGTCGTCGTCGACAAACCGGTCGGTGTCGCTGCGCACGCGTCGGTGGGATGGACCGGTCCCACGGTGATCGGAGGCCTCGCCGCCGCCGGGTATCGCATCTCCACCTCCGGCCCTCCGGAGCGTAAGGGGATCGTCCACCGCCTGGACGTGGGGACCTCCGGCCTGATGGTCGTGGCGGCATCCGAGCGGGCGTACACAATGCTCAAGAGGGCGTTCCGAGACCGGACGGTCGACAAGACCTATCACGCGCTGGTGCAGGGCCACCCCGACCCGTTGTCGGGCACCATCGACGCGCCGATCGGCCGACACACCTCGTCGGACTGGCGGTTCGCCGTGACCTCCGACGGCAAGCACTCGATCACCCATTACGACACGCTCGAGGCGCACCAGGCCGCGACGCTCGTCGAGGTCAACCTCGAGACCGGGCGCACCCACCAGATCCGCGTGCACTTCTCGGCGCTGCACCACCCGTGCGCCGGCGATCTCACCTACGGTGCGGACCCGGTGCTGGCCCGGCGGTTGGGGCTCGAGCGCCAGTGGTTGCACGCGGTGGGGCTCGGGTTCGAGCATCCGGGGACCGGCACGCGGGTGGACTTCACCAGCACCTACCCCGACGATCTCCAGCACGCGATCGACGTCCTGCGTTCGGCGTGAGTTCGTCGGCGCGAGCGTTCCTGCCGCTGCGGGTGCTCAAGGTGGCCGGCGTGGGGGTGGTGATCGTGCTGGCGTTGGTCGCGATTCTCACCGCGCTGCGCACCGAGCTCCCGCGGAGCCCCGGGGTGATGACCGATGCCCTGGGCCCCGAGCCGGGCGAGCGCGTCGACGATTACCTGGCCCGCGCGGCCGCCTCAGTGGCCGAAGTGGGCGGAGGGGACGACGACACCGGGTACCACGACACCGGGTACCACGACACTAGGTACGACGACGAGGACTACGGCACCGGCCCCGAGGCGCCCCGCTGGGCACTCGTGACCGCAGCGGCGGCGTGGACCGCGACCGAGGCCGCCGACGTGGTCCGGGGTCTGCCGCGCGTCTCCGGCCTGTACGTGCAGATTCCCGTCGACGGGGTCGCGATGCCTGTCACCGACGTGACCGTGGCCGAGCCGGTGGTGGGGGAGCCCGGGCGCGCGACGGTCTTCGGCCGGGGACTCGAGCAGGCGGCCGTCCGTCTCGCGAACGGGTCCCCGGGCGATAACGGGGCCCCCGGCGCGGATCGCGCCGCGGCGACCGCCGGCCTCACGGCGTCCCGTATCCGGGCGGGGGAGCCGGCGATCATCGGCCTGCTCGCCCGCGGCACTACCGGGCAACTTCGCGCGGTGGCCGACCAGCCGCGGGTGCGGTCGGTGGAGGCACTGCCCCCCGACGCCGTGTGGGACCGCTTCGCCGTCCGTCCCCTTCAGCCACAGCAGGTTGACGTTGCGGCCCCGCTGCCCGACACCGCCCCCGTGCCCCCCGCCTGATCGTCGCCCGTCTGCGCGCGGGGCTAGGGTGGCGCCGGTGAACGGGAGACACGGGTGAGCGGTGGGCAGGGCGGCGGCGAGCAGGTGAACGCCGAGGGGAAACCGATTGCGGTTGATAAGTCCGTCGCCAGCGGGATGGCCGCCGGGATCGCCGCGTACACCCTGTGGGGGTTCTTCCCCGCGTTCTTTCCGCTACTCGAGCCGGCCGGAGCCGTCGAGATCGTCGGCCACCGGATCGTGTGGTCCCTCGTCGTCATGGCCGTCGTGCTCACGGTCCTGCGGCGGTGGCGCGACCTGTGGGCAGTCGACCGTTTCTCCTGGGCCCGGATCACTGGTGCCGCGGTGTTCGTCACCGCCAACTGGGGCGTGTACGTGTACACGGTCAATTCGGAGCGGGTCACCGAAGCCGCCCTCGGGTACACGATCAATCCGCTGGTCAGCGTGTTGCTGGGGGTGATCATCTTCCGCGAACGGCTGAACCGCCCACAGTGGTTCGCGGTGGCCCTCGCCGTCGTCGCCGTCGGGGTCCTCACCGCCGGATACGGCCACTTCCCGTACCTGTCCGTCATCCTCGCGCTGAGCTTCGGCATGTACGGCGTGCTGAAGAAGAAACTGCGCGTGGACCCGGTGATCGGGATGACCGGCGAGGTACTGGTGATCGCCCCCTTCGCGCTGGCCCTGCTCGTGTGGCTGGGTGCGACCGGCGCGGGTACGTTCACCACCGAGGGCGTAGGCCATTCAGCTCTGCTGGCGACGTCGGGCCTGGTCACGGTGGTGCCGCTGCTGCTGTTCGCCGTGGCAGCGCAGCGCATCCCCCTGGCGACCGTCGGCATGCTGCAGTACATCGTCCCGGTGCTGCAGATGGCCTGGGGGCTGCTCGTGGTGGGCGAGCGACTCGACGTGGTGCAGTGGGTCGGGTTCGCACTGATCTGGGTCGCGGTGATCGCGTTCACGCTGACCGGCAGGCAGCCACGCTCGGCCCGCGCTGGGGTTTCGGGGACTGTCGGGGATCCGACCTAGACTGGGGCGGACCAGTTCGAGGAGGAATGCTGCGTGGGCGGATCCCAGTTCGTGCATCTGCACAATCACACCGAGTTCTCGATGCTCGACGGGATGGCGCAGATCGACCCGCTGTTCGCGGAGGCCTCCAGGCTCGGGATGCCGGCGGTCGGGATGACCGACCACGGCAATATGTACGGCTCGTCGGACTTCTATAAGCAGGCCACGAAGTCCGGAATCAAGCCGATTATCGGTATCGAGGCGTACGTCGCCCCGGATTCGCGGTTCAACAAAAAGCGCGTGCTGTGGGGCGAGAAGCACCAGAAGAGCGACGATGTCGCCGGCTCGGGCGCCTATACCCACATGACGATGGTCGCCGAGAACGCCACCGGTCTGCGCAACCTGTTCCTGCTGTCCTCGCTCGCCTCCTACGAGGGGCAGCTCGGCAAGTGGGCCCGCATGGACGCGGAGATCCTCGCCGAGCACGCGGAGGGCATCATCGCCACCTCCGGCTGCCCGTCCGGTGAGATCCAGACGCGGCTGCGGCTGGGCCACAAGAAGGAGGCCTACGAGGCCGCCGAGAAGTGGCAGTCCATCTTCGGCAAGGACAACTTTTTCCTCGAGTTGATGGACCACGGCATCGACATCGAGCGCCGGGTGCGCGAGGACCTCATCAAGCTCGGCAAGGACCTCGGCATGCCGCCGCTGGTCACCAACGACTGCCACTACGTCACCCGCGACCAGGCCCATGCGCACGAGGCCATGCTGTGCGTGCAGACCGGCAAGACGCTGGCCGACGAGAACCGCTTCAAGTTCGACGGCGACGGCTACTTCCTCAAATCCGCCGAGGAGATGCGGGCGCAGTGGGACTCCGAGGTCCCGGGCGGCTGCGACAACACACTGTGGGTCGCCGAGCGCGTCCAGCCCTACGACGACATCTGGGCCCCCAAGGACCGGATGCCGAAGTTCCCCGTCCCCGAGGGCGATACGGAGGACACCTGGCTGGCCAAGGAGGTCCACCGGGGACTCCAGTGGCGTTTCCCGGACGGAGTGCCGCAGGAGTACCTCGACCGGGCGGCGTTCGAGCTCGAGGTCATCAAGGGCAAGGGCTACCCGGGTTACTTCCTGGTGGTCGGCGACCTCATCGAGCACGCCCGCTCCATCGGCATCAAGGTCGGCCCGGGACGAGGTTCCGCTGCCGGCGCCCTGGTGGCGTACGCGCTGAAGATCACCAACATCGACCCGATCGAGCACGGACTGCTGTTCGAGAGGTTCCTCAACCCCGAACGCCCGTCTGCGCCGGATATCGATATCGACTTCGACGACCGCCGCCGTGGTGAGATGATCCGCTACGCCTCCGACAAGTGGGGCGCGGACAAGATCGCCCAGGTCATCACGTTCGGCACCATCAAGACCAAGGCCGCGATCAAGGACGCCGCGCGCGTGAACTTCGGCCAGCCCGGTTACGCGATCGCCGACCGGATCACCAAGGCGCTGCCGCCGCCGATCATGGCCAAGGACATCCCGCTGTCGGGCATCACCGACCCCAAGCACGAGCGGTACGGCGAGGCCGCCGAGGTCCGTCAGCTCATCGAGACCGACCCCGACGTCAAGCGGATCTACGACACGGCACGCGGGTTCGAGGGCATGGTCCGTCAGGCGGGAGTGCACGCGTGTGCGGTGATCATGTCCTCCGAGCCGCTGCTCGACGTGATCCCCATGTGGAAGCGCGCCCAGGACGGCGCCATCATCACAGGCTGGGACTACCCGTCGTGTGAGGACATCGGCCTGCTCAAGATGGACTTCCTGGGCCTGCGCAACCTCACGGTGATCGGCGACTGTCTGGAGAACATCAAGCTCAATCGCGGCGAGGACATCGACCTCGACACCCTGAGCACCGACGACCCCGCCACGTACGAACTGCTCGCCCGCGGCGATACTCTAGGCGTGTTCCAGCTCGACTCCGGCGGGATGCGCGAGCTGCTCAAGCGGATGAAGCCCACCGGCTTCAACGACATCGTGGCCGCCCTCGCCTTGTACCGGCCCGGCCCGATGGGCATGGGAACGCACTGGAACTACGCCGACCGCAAAAACGGCAAGCAAGAACTGGTGCCCATCCACCCCGAGCTCGAGGAGCCGCTCAAGGAGATCCTCGGTGAAACCCACGGCCTGATCGTGTACCAGGAGCAGATCATGGCCATCTCCCGCGAACTCGCGGGATACACGGCCGGTGAGGCCGACGGTTTCCGTAAAGCCATGGGTAAGAAGAAGGCCGAGGTGCTGGCCGCGGAGTACGAGAAGTTCTCCGGCGGCATGTTCGAGCGCGGTTTCTCCAAGGATGCCGTCGACGCGCTGTGGGGCACCATCGAGCCCTTCGCCTCGTACGCGTTCAACAAGTCGCACGCGGCCGGCTACGGCCTGGTGTCCTTCTGGACCGGCTACCTCAAGGCCAACTACCCGGCCGAGTACATGGCGGCGCTTCTGACTTCCGTCGGCGACGACAAGGACAAGGCCGCCCTGTATCTCTCCAACTGCCGGCAGATGGGCATCAAGGTCCTGCCGCCGTCTGTCAACGAG encodes:
- the lspA gene encoding signal peptidase II, which gives rise to MTETNGTPPDAPGPTPGTAAPQGASPASTAPHYFRAGPVVMLAVAAVIVTIDQIAKVLAVANLEKAQPVELIGDTVRLVLLRNPGAAFSMGTEFTVVLTVIATVVVAGLIWFSRRVHSRWWAWGLGLILGGAAGNLVDRYFRAPGVLQGHVVDYVSVGWWPVFNVADSCLVAGVIVVAVAVFRNVDVTGSRVSDTLAVEKRAPADG
- a CDS encoding RluA family pseudouridine synthase, whose translation is MGEVRTFPVPDGLDGMRVDAGVSRLLGISRTAVADLAGEGKVLLDGRTVGKSDKLTGMSWIEVEMPAPRAEPAVVAEPVEGMAVLYSDADIVVVDKPVGVAAHASVGWTGPTVIGGLAAAGYRISTSGPPERKGIVHRLDVGTSGLMVVAASERAYTMLKRAFRDRTVDKTYHALVQGHPDPLSGTIDAPIGRHTSSDWRFAVTSDGKHSITHYDTLEAHQAATLVEVNLETGRTHQIRVHFSALHHPCAGDLTYGADPVLARRLGLERQWLHAVGLGFEHPGTGTRVDFTSTYPDDLQHAIDVLRSA
- the rarD gene encoding EamA family transporter RarD, whose translation is MAAGIAAYTLWGFFPAFFPLLEPAGAVEIVGHRIVWSLVVMAVVLTVLRRWRDLWAVDRFSWARITGAAVFVTANWGVYVYTVNSERVTEAALGYTINPLVSVLLGVIIFRERLNRPQWFAVALAVVAVGVLTAGYGHFPYLSVILALSFGMYGVLKKKLRVDPVIGMTGEVLVIAPFALALLVWLGATGAGTFTTEGVGHSALLATSGLVTVVPLLLFAVAAQRIPLATVGMLQYIVPVLQMAWGLLVVGERLDVVQWVGFALIWVAVIAFTLTGRQPRSARAGVSGTVGDPT
- the dnaE gene encoding DNA polymerase III subunit alpha; protein product: MGGSQFVHLHNHTEFSMLDGMAQIDPLFAEASRLGMPAVGMTDHGNMYGSSDFYKQATKSGIKPIIGIEAYVAPDSRFNKKRVLWGEKHQKSDDVAGSGAYTHMTMVAENATGLRNLFLLSSLASYEGQLGKWARMDAEILAEHAEGIIATSGCPSGEIQTRLRLGHKKEAYEAAEKWQSIFGKDNFFLELMDHGIDIERRVREDLIKLGKDLGMPPLVTNDCHYVTRDQAHAHEAMLCVQTGKTLADENRFKFDGDGYFLKSAEEMRAQWDSEVPGGCDNTLWVAERVQPYDDIWAPKDRMPKFPVPEGDTEDTWLAKEVHRGLQWRFPDGVPQEYLDRAAFELEVIKGKGYPGYFLVVGDLIEHARSIGIKVGPGRGSAAGALVAYALKITNIDPIEHGLLFERFLNPERPSAPDIDIDFDDRRRGEMIRYASDKWGADKIAQVITFGTIKTKAAIKDAARVNFGQPGYAIADRITKALPPPIMAKDIPLSGITDPKHERYGEAAEVRQLIETDPDVKRIYDTARGFEGMVRQAGVHACAVIMSSEPLLDVIPMWKRAQDGAIITGWDYPSCEDIGLLKMDFLGLRNLTVIGDCLENIKLNRGEDIDLDTLSTDDPATYELLARGDTLGVFQLDSGGMRELLKRMKPTGFNDIVAALALYRPGPMGMGTHWNYADRKNGKQELVPIHPELEEPLKEILGETHGLIVYQEQIMAISRELAGYTAGEADGFRKAMGKKKAEVLAAEYEKFSGGMFERGFSKDAVDALWGTIEPFASYAFNKSHAAGYGLVSFWTGYLKANYPAEYMAALLTSVGDDKDKAALYLSNCRQMGIKVLPPSVNESLTNFASVGTDIRFGLGAVRNVGAQVVDSIVAAREAKGEFSDFSDYLAKIDQIACTKKVTESLVKAGAFDSLGHPRKGLFLVHADAVESVMSTKKAEAVGQFDLFGGGDNDDTGAESTFNDVFAVRVPDEEWDIKQKLALEREMLGLYVSGHPLDGLEAALEAKTDTTIATIHEGELAHGTAVTIGGIISGVDRRVNKNGEPWAIVSIEDFNGSVEVLFFPKTYRLAAMDIAEDAVVLVKARINIREDRVSVFGDTLEVPDLVVGGNGAPLALTLPTRMCTIETVTALKQVLGRHPGPSDVHLRLVNGNSSTVLRLDDHLRVETSSSLMGDLKALLGPGCLTG